The Aphelocoma coerulescens isolate FSJ_1873_10779 chromosome 2, UR_Acoe_1.0, whole genome shotgun sequence genome contains a region encoding:
- the ADNP2 gene encoding activity-dependent neuroprotector homeobox protein 2, translated as MFQIPVQNLDNIRKARKKVKDILVDLGLDSCRELLKNLKSFDAGESYFCNTSWSDVSPWEPVGKRKRYRTKPYCCSLCKFSSKLLTSFKNHLHRYHEDEVDQEMVVSCPKCAFSSHPKVVGRHIRMFHSSNKRIQNYTVSILDGMKQFRSDIINFTCLKCQFTDTLYYNMKKHVLMNHFNNLVSVYFGEKCDESTPNSVEFYCKKCNVPANSPDCLMYHILTAETHRDLENKLRSLISEHIKKPGLAKQMYIAPKPVQGIAAAAPSSGLAAVPTGSVTAPGCIQVAFPQTDQNQSTVQIQAVQDTVGPVTVPSASGSVPQTTSAPTTRSSHVTLVPSNPPMGQNNVCIQPSPSQPIIVSHGLPLNHSVGTVNRTVAPAVLPLNQPVMPGLFPVNQPIGTINSPVPAGTLPVTQPVNPVNQPVAPGVLSVNQPVAPGILSVNQSLGNMNRPIDPRVLPVAQTVGSGVLQLNQPVAPGVVPVRQPVGPGFLQLNQPVAPAVIPVNQPVQPPASQSTAFLTAGPIVRHFMQAKQVNGMQMYTLTPISVTLPVPPGGGVATVTPPQVPIQLMQSGSVTQLSQSPASAPSPPVVLTSENVSLQASPPAPETSQAVRQAKQWKTCPVCNELFPSNVYEVHMEVAHKPREVKVETPEPHKLAACAPFLRMTEKTIRCYACKCFLCEEELMKHIFMHGLSCLFCTGTFYDLKSLVEHNKTAHNGRKQLHASYSNRGIQLGNDAQGGLVFPHFDFNTVLPDEDMGEREVHLAVLVGIYSTVLVPVYIKVKPQTAQTNRRCTRKMFTCPFCLGTFAGRETYEKHLKERHHIMPTVHTILKSPAFKCIHCCGVYTGNMTLTAIAVHLLRCRSAPKDTNSSLKMQLERTEKKELLFVNGEKHISVVLKRKQSDSCFIAEDQRNKEQQPLSLSTGIALSPENEVNSGVVPFKRQKIRTEMRKLPSSEDLRFLAVDPNQYDHNSYEAQKQFLSDYFHKRPYPSKKEVELLSLLLYAWKIDVASFFGKMRNTCLKAVKHHKPSVLMGFSMSELKNIKHSLNLKVGPLDM; from the exons aaTCTTAAAAGTTTTGATGCAGGTGAGAGCTACTTTTGTAACACTTCATGGAGTGATGTCTCTCCTTGGGAGCCTGTGGGCAAAAGGAAG AGATACAGAACAAAGCCATACTGCTGTAGCTTATGCAAGTTCTCGTCCAAGTTGCTTACTTCTTTCAAGAATCACTTGCATCGTTACCATGAGGATGAAGTGGACCAAGAGATGGTGGTTTCTTGCCcaaaatgtgcattttcttCTCATCCCAAAGTAGTGGGAAGACACATCCGGATGTTTCATTCATCTAATAAACGAATACAAAATTATACAGTCAGCATTTTAGATGGCATGAAACAATTTAGGAGTGACATCATAAACTTCACGTGTCTAAAATGTCAATTCACAGACACCTTGTATTACAATATGAAGAAACATGTACTGATGAACCATTTTAACAACTTAGTAAGTGTATATTTTGGTGAGAAATGTGATGAAAGTACACCAAATTCAGTTGAGTTCTACTGTAAAAAATGTAATGTTCCTGCAAACAGCCCAGATTGTTTAATGTACCATATCTTGACAGCTGAAACACACAGAGACCTGGAGAACAAACTTCGATCTCTGATTTCAGAACATATTAAGAAACCTGGACTTGCGAAACAAATGTATATTGCTCCAAAGCCTGTCCAAGGTatagcagctgctgctccatctTCAGGGCTTGCTGCTGTCCCAACAGGTTCCGTGACTGCTCCAGGTTGCATCCAGGTTGCATTTCCACAGACTGATCAAAACCAGAGCACGGTGCAGATACAAGCAGTTCAGGACACAGTCGGACCAGTGACCGTCCCAAGTGCCTCTGGCAGCGTCCCACAAaccacctctgctcccaccactAGGTCCTCGCACGTCACTCTTGTGCCCAGCAATCCTCCCATGGGTCAGAACAACGTTTGTATTCAGCCGTCGCCTTCCCAGCCCATCATTGTTTCTCATGGGCTGCCTCTTAATCATTCTGTTGGGACCGTAAATAGAACTGTGGCCCCTGCAGTTCTTCCTCTTAATCAGCCTGTCATGCCTGGGCTCTTTCCTGTTAATCAACCCATTGGTACTATAAACAGTCCAGTTCCAGCTGGAACGCTCCCTGTTACTCAACCTGTCAACCCTGTGAATCAACCAGTTGCACCAGGAGTCCTCTCTGTGAATCAGCCAGTTGCTCCAGGAATTTTGTCTGTCAACCAGTCACTTGGGAACATGAACAGACCCATTGATCCCAGGGTCCTTCCTGTGGCGCAGACAGTTGGGTCAGGTGTTCTCCAGCTTAACCAGCCTGTTGCCCCTGGGGTGGTTCCTGTCAGACAGCCTGTTGGACCTGGGTTCCTTCAGCTTAATCAGCCTGTTGCCCCGGCAGTTATCCCAGTAAATCAGCCAGTTCAGCCTCCGGCTTCTCAAAGCACAGCTTTTTTGACTGCGGGCCCTATAGTGAGGCATTTCATGCAGGCCAAGCAGGTTAATGGGATGCAAATGTACACTCTGACCCCCATCTCAGTTACTTTGCCCGTACCTCCTGGTGGCGGAGTAGCAACTGTGACACCTCCACAGGTACCCATCCAGCTCATGCAGTCGGGGTCAGTGACTCAGCTGTCCCAGTCACCAGCCAgtgctccctctcctcctgtggtTCTGACCTCTGAGAATGTGTCCTTACAGGCTTCCCCGCCTGCTCCTGAAACAAGCCAGGCTGTCAGACAGGCCAAGCAGTGGAAGACCTGCCCTGTTTGTAACGAGCTTTTCCCATCAAATGTCTACGAGGTGCACATGGAGGTGGCCCACAAACCACGTGAAGTGAAAGTAGAAACCCCAGAACCTCACAAACTTGCAGCTTGCGCACCCTTTCTAAGGATGACAGAAAAAACGATCCGGTGTTATGCTTGTAAATGTTTTCTCTGTGAGGAAGAGCTCATGAAACATATCTTCATGCATGGCTTATCTTGCTTGTTTTGCACAGGAACTTTCTATGACTTAAAAAGCCTCGTGGAGCACAATAAAACTGCACACAATGGGAGAAAGCAGTTGCATGCAAGTTACAGCAACAGAGGAATTCAGCTAGGTAATGATGCGCAGGGTGGCCTTGTGTTTCCACACTTCGATTTCAACACAGTGCTACCAGATGAAGACATGGGTGAAAGAGAAGTACATTTGGCAGTGCTTGTTGGAATATATTCAACAGTTCTTGTCCCTGTTTACATCAAAGTGAAACCTCAGACAGCACAAACGAACAGGAGATGCACCAGAAAAATGTTCACCTGTCCCTTTTGCTTAGGTACGTTTGCTGGTAGAGAAACCTATGAAAAGCATTTGAAAGAGCGGCATCATATAATGCCGACTGTACATACGATTTTAAAGTCTCCTGCTTTCAAGTGCATCCACTGTTGTGGTGTGTACACTGGAAATATGACTCTGACAGCTATTGCTGTACATCTGCTCCGTTGTAGAAGTGCCCCCAAAGACACCAACTCAAGCCTGAAGATGCAGCTTGAACGCACTGAGAAGAAAGAgctgctgtttgtgaatggtGAGAAGCATATTTCTGTGGTACTGAAAAGAAAGCAATCAGATTCCTGCTTTATTGCAGAAGACCAAAGGAATAAGGAACAGCAGCCTCTGAGCTTAAGTACTGGCATAGCTCTGTCTCCAGAGAACGAAGTGAATTCAGGGGTAGTGCCTTTCAAGCGACAAAAGATTAGGACTGAGATGAGGAAGCTTCCTTCTAGCGAGGATCTCCGGTTTCTAGCGGTAGATCCTAATCAGTATGATCACAATTCATAtgaggcacagaaacagtttttGTCAGACTACTTTCACAAGAGGCCATATCCTTCTAAGAAAGAGGTGGAATTACTTTCCTTGCTGCTATATGCGTGGAAAATTGATGTTGCATCATTCTTTGGAAAAATGAGGAATACATGCTTAAAGGCGGTAAAACATCACAAGCCATCTGTGCTGATGGGTTTCAGTATGTCTGAACTAAAAAACATTAAGCACAGTTTGAATTTAAAAGTTGGACCATTGGATATGTAA